A segment of the Capricornis sumatraensis isolate serow.1 chromosome 8, serow.2, whole genome shotgun sequence genome:
GGTGTTATGGCTGACGAAGGCATCTTGGGGGGAAGGTGCTGTCCCCACAAAGGTGTGATTGTACAAGATCTCAGTACCACGGAGCAGGGTGACAGTGAGGCCTTCGAGGGGCGCCACGGCGGGAACCCTGCACTCGATGGTGAACAGTGTCCCTGCGGCCACTGAGGTGGGCCACAGCGTCAGGAGCACTTGCTTTGGAGGGTCTGCAGGAAAGCGGGAGGGAGGTCTGCTCAGGATGGGGATGCTGCTCCGGCAGGCCCCACCCGGCCCAGACCATCCCCTGTGACCACAGTGTCCTCAGGAAGTGggctggggcaggaaggaggaagcagTTCAGGGTGAAGGATGTCTGGGTGGTAGTTTCAGGGACCTGATGACTTCTGGAAAGGACAGGAATGGAGGTGCCCTGGTTTctacaaagaaaattttcagaatcagttcagtcaaCTAGAAAGATAAAAGTTTTGGCTGTGTCTCTTTGCTCTCCataaattcaagagaaatttcaaaAATCAAACAGTTGGATAGTTTTGTTGAGAGAGACTTAGAAGGGAATACTCACTGGAATGGGGCCATGAATTGTGAGGGTTGTCAAGAGTGGGGGCAAGAGTCAGACCTGCCTTGGTTTTCAGGATCAGGTTTAAAACTATCTGTATCCCTTAGTTATTAAACTCCATGGTTCCctgagtttcctttaaaaaaaaaaaaaaagactgatttctttggttgtgccaggtcttagttgtgctatgtgggatctagttccctgaccagggatcaaacccgggtcccctgcattgggagtgctgagtctcagccactggaccaccaggacatCTGTCTGGATTCATTTTTGAACTAGAATACCTAGCCCCCATTACCCCAGGATAATATGGTAGATTTCAGACATCTTTATACTCATTTGACCCACTGATGACAGTTCTGAGTGATACCCTGAGTGCCGAGCTTCCGGGAGAACCCCGGTCTCTCCATGGTCTCTGTGGCTggtgggcaggtgtgtgtgtgtgcgatgGTCACACTTTTGCAAAGGGCCCTCAGGGGGATATAAAACCTTGACCTTCTCTCCAGGAGCTGAATGGGTCAGAGGTGGTTGTGCCAGCCCTCCTGATGGGGTCCCTGCTGCTTGTCAAGTGATGCAAAGTATTCTGGTGATGGGGGTGCTCCCCAGCTGGGAGGGCACTGTGGAAATGACTTTTACATTTGTCTAAAGCTTGCTTGGATTGTCTGCCTCTGAACAAATCTCAAAATCCTGGTTGCTGGCAGGGTTCGAGGAGGCCAGGGGAGGGTGTGAGCAGATTCTGAGCCTGTGGCCTGGATCCAGTAGCCCAGGGAGGTGGGGACTGTAAGAGAGTGCCCAGGAGCAGTGACAGAGCAGCTCTGTGTGGGTTGGCAGAACCAGGCGCCGGCCTCGGGGAGCAGGGCCCCGTGGGCGACACTCACAGAACACGGTAATGATGAAAACTTTCGTCTCCTGCTTGCCGCCACAGGTGAAACTGCACAGGAGCTTCTCATCCTTGGAGATGTTGGCGACCTTGAATAGCTTCCACTGAGCCTGGTTCTCCAAGAGAGTCTTGCTTAGGTGCGTCTCCAGAACAAGTTTCTCGGGGTCCGTGCAACTGGCAGTACAATTAATGAACTGAAACTCTCCAGACCTAACCATCAGATGCTCTGGCCCCTCGAACGCCTTCACACCAGACCCTGGAAGGACAGAAAACACTCTCATAAGATTCTCCCGCTGCCCTGCCCGGCGGGGCTGCCCACCATGCGCAGTCTCATCAACGGGTCCCTTCTGCTCCTCCCTCCTTTCAGACATTTCTGCCTCTGGTCTAGACCAAGGGGGATGCGCCTAGCAGTCTCCCTGCCCCTGACTGCTCTTCCAGCTTGTCCCCTCCCGGTGAGTCTTCCTCATGCACATCTTCTATCCCCATGGAGATTCTATTCGAACTCGCCTCCAGCCCAAATGACCCCTCCTCTGCTAAAGCCTCCCTGAACTGGAGGTGGAGCGTGTCCTCTCAGGCCCCGTGTCCGTGAGTTTGGCTCTTCCtcactccttccctctcttctgcaAATCCCTGTAGAACACCGGCTGCATGGCAGACACCATTCTAGGCTCTGGGGAGCCCTCAGAGACGGAAGGAATTCAAAGCTTGCCCTTGTGGAGCTAGCACTGCCGCGAAGGACACTGAGTAACCAGCAAGCGAATTAGCCAGCCTGCCAATTTGTGGGAGTGCCCAAGCAAGGAaacagggagtggggtggggctgCCAGGTTAAATACTGTGCTCAGAACAAGTTTCATGGAAACACTGACAtttgaggaaaggaggaaggaaatgggGGGAGCTTGGCTGCCAGCTGTCTGCAGAGGGCAGAAAACCCCCAGCGCCAAGACCCTGGCGGAGAAGACAGCAGGATGGCTTGGAGCCCATGAAGAAGGAAGAAGTTCAGGAATCTGAACTGATCTTGGCCAGCTGGGCCAGGGCTGTGCCCTGTGTTCCTGCCACACCCACCTGCCCCCACCTAGCCCTCAGCCGGGGAAAGAGAAAGGTTCTttagggagagacagagagctgCCTTTGAATCCCAAGTTTGCcagctctgtggccttgggcaaagtgctttccttttctgagcctcagtttctccatctgtcaaatggggtaGTAATCCCTTTCCTGCATGGTTGTCAGGAAGGCATCTGATAGGTTTTCCAAAACAGAGTGCTCACACCTAGAAGCATtctccttcaccatcccctggacCACTCAGAAGGGGCTTCGTTAGCACTTTGATGGTCAGCAGAAGACGATGCCCTCCATTGACCTCTGCTGTCCACTGGGCCACCTCTGAAGACCAGCTGGGACGTGCCCTCACTTTCCCTTGAGCCCCACCCTCCTTGGTCTCCCATCAGTCTCCACGACCTGCCACATCCACACACCCTGAAGCTATGGGGCCTGTTCAACCCAAAGGGTGAAGGCCAGGTCTCTCATCTGCTGCCCCGGGTCCTGAAGAAACCAGGCTTGCATAGCATCCCACACCCGTGGCGGGCAGCCGCTGTGCTCAAAGCCTCAGAGACTTCGGTACCCGGACCCCCTTCTCCACACGACACCAGGGCAACAGGCGCCCTACCCTCTGGCTGGCACACACCCAGTCTGGACCCCCAGGCTCACCTCGGCAGCAGAGCAGGGCGAAAAAGGCTGCGAGCATTCCACAGCCACCGAAAGGGGACATCTCGGGTGGCGTCTGGAGGTTCACAGGGAACAGCTGAGGCCTGCCTGCAGAGAGGTGAAGGGCTCCGGTCAGGCGGGCGGCGGAGGAGGACTTGCAGCTGCAGTCCGGAACCCCCAGCCTTCTGTGAGCTGATGACCGTATTTCCTCTCATTATCTGAGTGGTCTTGGGGAGGTCACGTGGAAGGCCAGCTCCCAGGACAACATGTCTGCAAGAAGTTGTGCAGAGGAAGCCAGGAGTCAGCTGATAAGCGGGACTTACCTAGTCCTCCTGGCACGGTCCTGTGTGGGGTGGGGCGGGCACCCGGGGCTCACGTGTGTGTGATGTTCGCACATGGATCCCCAAATCTGGGGAGCCTGACTCCCACAGGACACGTCATTGGTGTCAACAAGGGAGGGACTTTCCACGTTGGAAAGAGGGTAAGGGAGGAGTTAGCTGGAcattctcctctgtcctctgccccCCTCGCCTTGTGGGTGTGCACTAAAGTAAACAAAGAATcaagagaacaacaacaacagactttGGGAGGGAGGCTGTTTATGTCTGGGTGGAGGTGCGTGGCACGGTAGGTAGATGGAAGGTGTGGTGGTAATTCATCCTTGAGTGCTGGGTTCTGGGCTGATCGTTAGGTTATCTCACTGTGCAATGCACATGCATGTTACATAGAAGTGTTCATTATGTGTCGCATATTACATTTTACAAAAAGAAtacaaagggaaaagagaaacgcCTACCTATCTAGAAAGAAGAGGCTCCTTGGAAGTATGAGCCACAGGATAGGAAAGTCCCTTCTAACCAGGTAGGATTTCACTGAATGGGATTCATCAGGAACCTCGGGGAAGAGGCTGGGGACTATATTTGTCCCCTAAGCATCAGCTCTGAGCTCAGTCCAGATGACCTAGACTCATGTGGGCCATGGCGGGAAGGCAGCCCCACGCTTCTAAGAGGGTGGTGTGGTTGACagagcaggagagaaagagaaaggacaaaaACAGGAAATAACCACCGAGCAATAGGCTGTTGGACTCAGAGAGATGGCTGACGTGAGCTCCTCATGCAATGACCAAGGAGCCGGAGGAAATTCTGAAGCAACTCCAGCCCGTGTGCTTAtggggagacagggagagaaagaaCAAGAACTCAAGTGTTGATTGACAATCTATCCCAAGCCCTTTCCACTCTGCCAAGAGGCAAGCAGGGAGCACCACCTTACCTGTATTATCAAACGGGTGCTGCCGTGATTGGGACACACGGTGGCCGAGGTCCAGCTTCCAGCAGTCGTTGTTCCCTGGGCTGCTGCTGGTTCAACAAGTGTTGCCTGGTTTTTGACTGATTTCCCTTCTCAGAAGTCACGTGCTTCCTGTCTCAGCTCTGACCTCATACTAACATCACTTTCTGTTTATTACCTCTTGTTTTAAACCCCGGTAAATatatacctggagaaggcaatggcaccccactccagcactcttgcctggaaaatcccatggaccggagagccacgactgagcgacttcactttcacgtttcactttcatgcattggagaaggaaatggcaaaccactccagtgttcttgcctggagaatccccggcacgggggagcctggtgggctgccatctatggggtcacaaagagtcagacacgactgaagtgacttagcagcagcagcatcaaatatataccggggcttcccaggtggctcattgtataagaatctgcctgccaatgtgggagccaattcctgagtcaggaagatcccctggagaatgaaatgacaccccactccagtgttcttgcctgggaaatcccaaggacagaggagtctggcggggtatagtgcatggggtcccaaatagtaggacacgactgagcatgcacgcaggcaTTCAAGGGACCAAGACAGTTGAGGCCACACAAGCTGAAGGTCCCCTggttggggatcttagttcctcaaccaggaattAAGCTCGGGTCACAGCAGTGAAACTGCTACTCAtgactggaccagcagggaattccctctgCACTCTTTTTTTTATATGTGGTTTCTGTGCTCCTGGGGGCCTTGGATGAAGAAGACAGATCCAGGATGAGCCGCCCACTGAACCCCTACAGGAGGCTTGTCTACATCAGGGAGCAGGGTCTTCCCTGTATATGACATGCCCAACCACCAAACACTTCTACTTACAACTAAGAACAATTGTGCTCTGAGATCTTTTCACAGCCGCCACTTCACCTAACAATTAAAAACATCCTCCTCTGGCAGAGTAGTTTGTACCAAGAGGCAGAGTTTCAGAGCTGGTGCTAGACAGCCAGCTGGGCTCACCCACAAGCAGAGGTTTTGCTCTCACAGGCCTGCCCCTCAACGCCTGCCACTGAAAGTCCTGCCTTAGGAAAGACACAAATGAGTATGCGTCTGGAACCaagacagggctttcctggtggccgagtggtagagagtccacctgcc
Coding sequences within it:
- the LOC138084014 gene encoding intercellular adhesion molecule 2-like; protein product: MSPFGGCGMLAAFFALLCCRGSGVKAFEGPEHLMVRSGEFQFINCTASCTDPEKLVLETHLSKTLLENQAQWKLFKVANISKDEKLLCSFTCGGKQETKVFIITVFYPPKQVLLTLWPTSVAAGTLFTIECRVPAVAPLEGLTVTLLRGTEILYNHTFVGTAPSPQDAFVSHNTTAHREDGHHNFSCEAQMDLRSRGGGLVHRVSDPQRLEVKEPEPNTHMVALITTVTVLLLVVVTLVLLYRYRQQTRNT